In Papaver somniferum cultivar HN1 chromosome 9, ASM357369v1, whole genome shotgun sequence, the genomic stretch aaacttacttgaagccATGCATAGGGTTTATGCTCCAATAAGTATCAATGCCAAATCTCCAATGTAGAGCACCATAAACATCAAGACTATACATCTTGACCACATCGAATGCAGATCACCTGATATAAATCTCATTCCTTCAAAAGTATGCTTTACTTTGCTTTGTTCTCaaaactgatgaaatcaaatccTACACATACTTGATAACATCAAATTATGCATCTTCGGAAGGTGTAACATCAAATCCTtacatacttgatgaaaccaaatccttcGTCTTCAAATTTTTCTTGCAAATCGAGAAAACCCAAAACTTCTCCCTTCAAATCTTCTATCCAAcctaaagctctgataccaattgttggggcaaaaattggtatctaacctaaagctctgataccaattgttggggttcagagccatctatGTGTTgatcttgcggaaacatattagctaacaagaaacacttgattactcggattgctccatgaaccttactacgatctaggataagaagaagagaaagagaaccacatagatgcaagccataaacaaagcaacaagaagtaaagtactcacagatttaacgtggttcaacaacatacacaatgtgtgtatttgtctacatccaccaaacggctacgacctctttattcattatagaatcaccactgagaattacacaactgactCACTatatcaatccatcgactcactacaacgtgaccgaacacaagaactctcacaatcaccctataagatccaaagtagtgtcttcacccatacgagataatgtttaccacattatctaccaccataagatgatcttctctgcacaccctgatatagattaccatggacgcctttagctcaacaccaataatctaatccaacACCACCAAGATGGtcttctcctcaacaagatgtcttaccaacatctccatatgaatactccataacgacatatcttccaacatcgataagtatcccataagcaccataatggtgtactccttccaccattaggtctctcacataaccacctcaataggtgggatgaatccctcacatctctacgagatttacattgaggattccatgactaaaacacttagcctagacctccttatatagtagtcacaaacttggttcccaaatCTTGGCCTCCTTGGATTAGGAAACCGACTCATATTAGGAAACTATGGTCAATTTAGGCATCCTatcttaatatggtaattaactcaaactaagaatttaacctaaactaggaaaccaccGTTTCCCTACAGATGTAACACATGTGTCAACTGAGATTGAAGAGCTGATAGctaattcaatcaacaacaagTTTGAGAACGGCACAACTACGTCGTTGGGGACAGTGTTGTATACACAGAGTGCATGAAAAGTTTCACAAAATAAGCTAGCATGCCTACGTGCCTTCAATAGTCTCTATTGGTCCTTTCCACCATGGAAAAGAGAGCTTACAAGCAATTGAAGAATGTAAATTGTCATATGCACACTCCCTGCTGACAAGAATAGGCAGAAAGAAAAACTTAGGGCATGTTGCCGAGGATACTAGTGATAGACTCGTCAGTGAAAAAAGGAGGTCAATTGCATTAAAGCAATGCATTTCGGTTATCAAGAAAACGGAAAGAGAAATTCGCGAATGCTACTCAGATCCCATTAATCTCAATAGCGAGGAATTTGTAGAAATGGTGGTAGTTGATGGTTTGTTCATCATTGAGTTGTTGGCTAGGCAGTTTATGCATGTATACACGCAAAACGATCCTTTACAAAATAGCTACTGGCTCAAGTCAAGTTTGAAGTGGGATCTACTACTTCTTGAAAACCAACTTCCAATGTTTGTCCTTGAACACTTATTCAACTTAACTTCACCGGGTAGAGAGTTACCAGAAGGTAAATGCCTTAAGGTGCTTCTTCTAAGTTTGTTCAGGTATTCATTGCTATTACCAGATGGAAAAACTCTCCTTCAGACGCACCCAGATTGTAGATATGCCAGGCATTTCCTTGATTTAATAGCTACTGTACTCCTCCCTACTCCTCAATGCAGAGGACTAGATGAGCTCGATTCAACATCAGGGAAAGTTGGGCAAACTATGAGACTGAAACACCCTATTGGCCAGTCCACCAGAGGTCTATATTCATCATGCAGATTATATACAACAGTTTTGATCTCGGAGCTGAAGCGAACTGCAGCAAATATATTCACGAAAGGGACTGCGATCAGCACAAATCCTCctcgtgccaatagcaaaagagACGCTGGTTCAATCATGACATTCACACCAAGTGCAACAGAGCTTAAACGTGCAGGAGTGAAGTTCAAGAGGGGCTCCACAGAAAATGGCTTCTTTGATATCAAATTCAACGGCAGCGTGTTGGAAATACCACCAATACTTATTCAAGACCAAACTGAGCTTTTGTTTAGAAATCTTATCGTCTGTGAACAATTTTCTGATGCATGTCTCTTACATGAGTTCTTATGCCATCTTCACAAATAAGCTTATAACTTCTGCTGAAGATGTGGAGTTGCTGCGCAGAAAAGGCATCATCAGGAACCCTTTAGGCAGTGATGAAAATGTTGCTAATCTCTTCAATAAGCTCAGCTCTGAGGTAAAGTATCACATATTCTATTATTCTGAAGTCGCCAACCAAGTGAACGAGTATTACAACAAACGTCGACATATTTGGAAGGCCACTTTGAAACGTGAATACTTCAACAGCCCATGGTCAATCATTTCATTTGCTGCAGCACTCCTACTTATTATTCTTACCATCATGGCCGCTTTATTTGCTCATCTTTCGTTTTTTGTTCACAAGTCTTGAATATGTTTATAGGTAATAGCAATGAGTATGAAGCacatatgagtgaggatgaatgCATGCTGCGGTTTGTGGATACTCTTATACAGGATTTTGGGTGATCTCCTCAATAACCTTTATTTCATCCCACTAATCTGTCACTACCACTGTTTCTAGCTAAATTACTATAAACATGAGAATAAATATTTGGCTTTTTCTATCTCATCAATCAACCCTGGTGTTCACCTATAGTCGACTTCTGGAGAATTTCAGTTTTCTGGGGTATTAAGAGAATTTAGAGTGTTGAATCCTGTCTGGACTCTAAAATGTGGTTTAAGCTGTTATTATTTACATGGTGCCAATTCATAGCCCGGATGAAAAAGGCATTGCATACAACCTTGTAGCTGTTGCAACAGTAACAATAACCTTGTAGCTGTTGAAACAGTAACAATAcatgaaaatacaagaaaacaaaGAGCACAAATAAGCAAAAAGGCCAAACAGCGCGGATCAGAGGGATTGAACTTTTTATTTAAATGAATCTAAGGAGTGGGAAAATATCTAAAAAACATACAAAAGAATTtgacaaaaataaacaaataaaaaatcgtAAACCTAAATATATCTACAACGCCAATCAGTGTAATGTCAAGAACAATGATAGTACCACAACTAGTGCTGAAGTAATGAATTGAGAAGGTCCTACTATACTGGATGAAGCTATCTGAATAATGAAATTGCAAGATCCTTGTGAGATGTTCTGTTCAGTAAGCATCGCCATACCTTGAAAATTACAGCTCATATCTTCTTGGTTCTGAACTTGGTAGTACATGTTAAATGCATAAGAAGCATTCCCTTGAGCGTCTAGGTTGTTGCAGGATGACCCATAACCAAGCGCAGTGCAATCCGAAAACGTGCAAGCATAATTGACATTCTCTCCAAGTTTTGTTAAGTTAAGATCCTTCACATTGGGATTCAACACGCACCAAGATTTAGGCAAGTAGCCAACATTTTGTGCTCCCACAAGTAATTTATTCTGACCCAACCCTGATAGATCAATAGGGAATTTTGGTTGCCCATCATAGCTAAAAAGTCCCCAATGTCGTTCAAAATCACCTGGTGCGATACTCTTCGCATCCTCATCAATCAGACCAAATAAGTAAACTTCGATAAATCCTGGTCTTCGTGGGGTTCCTTGATTGGCCCCTAATCTTTTCAAGAGCCCGGTGTAAAATCTCTCAGCAGAGGCTAAATTTCCATGCTTGTGTCCATCTGTTGGCCAACCAACTTCCCCAACCAAGATCGGCAGGTCTCCTACACCAACACTTGTTAGAGCAGCAACTAGGGTGTCAAAATTTGCATCAAAGACGTTTGTGTACGAAATGCCGTTGTCAAGTGTTGGAGAGctaaatccatcaaagaaggcaTAATCCACTGGAAAATCATCACTTGCATAGAGACTCAGGAACGGGTAAATGTTAACAGTAAATGGAGCTTTGTGAATGTGGAGGAACTGAACAATCTGAGCCATGAGATCACTAATGTCAGAACGAAACACTCCGGCTGAAGGTACTTCATGGTCTGGAGGTGAGTTGTAGACATCAGCATTTAAGGGAACAGTGGCCTTTATGTTGTCCCCGACACCAGCTTCGTTGAGTGCACTCTGAATGTTTTGAAGAGCTGGGAAAGTTACGTTCAAGAACGAATTGTTGTAGGACGATAGAAAAGGTTCGTTCCCAACTGCAACATATCTGAAAGAAAAGATACAGACAAAGCATGAAGAACATTAGATTAGCCAAGGAAAACATGAATAACATCAGATAAGTTAAaatactaaaataacaatgcttaTCAGCAGAATGAAGCCGAAAAAATATAAACTCTTCAAGTTTTCTTAGTGACCAAGGACTGAAAGCATGATTGTACCCAACATATTCTACAGATTGCAAAACATTAATACTCCGGATGAATGAGGTACATCGCATTGCACAATCCTTCAACGAAGTTATACTGCTGGCTATCGTAAATCATTTCCATTTAAATCAAACTATCAAATACATTTGCATCAAATTCAATGGGATTAAGATTTTTCTAGCTACTAAGATCCAAAATGGGACCACACAATAAGGAAAACAATTCACATTACCTTAGTAGAAGCATTAACACAAAATCTAgttatgatagataaatttgtacaGAATCTTATTCTACCTTAAACTTCCTATGAAGCAAAAGATTTTCTATTATTTAAGATCCCAAAtcactttttatttttatatgaagTATTTACTACTTTTCCATATATATTTCTACAGTTTgatc encodes the following:
- the LOC113308762 gene encoding glucan endo-1,3-beta-glucosidase 8-like, which produces MATHKLPASVVVQMMKDNGIQKVKLFDADQVTMSALAGSGIEVMVAIPNDQLTAMTDYDRAKKWVRANVTRYNFNGGVNIKYVAVGNEPFLSSYNNSFLNVTFPALQNIQSALNEAGVGDNIKATVPLNADVYNSPPDHEVPSAGVFRSDISDLMAQIVQFLHIHKAPFTVNIYPFLSLYASDDFPVDYAFFDGFSSPTLDNGISYTNVFDANFDTLVAALTSVGVGDLPILVGEVGWPTDGHKHGNLASAERFYTGLLKRLGANQGTPRRPGFIEVYLFGLIDEDAKSIAPGDFERHWGLFSYDGQPKFPIDLSGLGQNKLLVGAQNVGYLPKSWCVLNPNVKDLNLTKLGENVNYACTFSDCTALGYGSSCNNLDAQGNASYAFNMYYQVQNQEDMSCNFQGMAMLTEQNISQGSCNFIIQIASSSIVGPSQFITSALVVVLSLFLTLH